In one window of Astyanax mexicanus isolate ESR-SI-001 chromosome 18, AstMex3_surface, whole genome shotgun sequence DNA:
- the sgsm2 gene encoding small G protein signaling modulator 2 isoform X1 yields MGSSADEEFKEKLLWNVKREVKQIMEEAVTKKFVHEDSSHVIALCSSIEACLGHKLKRRAAGFLRSDKIAALFTKIGKVNATAGEVCRKVQEQLQQQAEITRRTQSTGAEPLRRQGSSAGRGPQPLSAQAIKHIWVRTALFEKVLDKIVQYIVDNSSKYYEREALMHDSVFGPILAALLVGPCALEYTKLKTSDHFWTDPSANELVQRHRIHGAHRGQEASPSRRPALGIRKRQSSGSMSEDKFAASAREYVESLHQNSRVHLLYGKNNVLVQPKKDMEVLRGYLSLHQTAENLTLKWTPNQLINGTLGDCDLEKSIYWDYALTVPLRQIVCIHCHQRPDCGGTLVLVSQDGIQRPPLHFPPGGHLLAFLSCLETGLLPRGQLEPPLWSQKGKGKVFPKLRKRNSTARLVDQDGEGEEPVAADYVFRIVYPGHRHDSITINYHHTTGSRAPSLDDDEEEEDRLHAMISMICSRNLTDPNVMKDHGDMMEMQAFGGSPSSWQQAECTSHVSSCLSCSTGGSNNASVELPPGCTCMHDRIPLKMLCHNMKRQIVSRAFYGWLAYCRHLSTVRTHLSALVNHNIVPPDKPCEASGGLSKDVWSKYQKDCKNYKELELLRLVYYGGVEHEIRKEVWPFLLGHYKFGMGKKDMEQIDEKIAARYKQVMREWKACEVIVKQREKEMQSAIFAKLSSGSSIDSHVMRLIHRDSTLSNEVFMSVDEPDGAGQDIPHGRDNNPTISTVVNPAALAPDDRPLVEFDSPDSGLPSSRNYSVASGHSQILSSIEDGQSMEEEPDDVTPRGEQSGRESLSEDRLCSQLDQLVTDSQGITPSFSSYTIELLDTVALNLHRIDKDVARCDRNYYYFTTCNLEKLRNIMCSYVWEHLEVGYVQGMCDLLAPLMVILDDECLAYSCFTQLMRRMSQNFPNGGAMDTHFANMRSLIQILDSELFELMHQNGDYTHFYFCYRWFLLDFKRELLYEDVFAVWEVIWVAPHISSQHFVLFIALALVEVYREIIRDNNMDFTDIIKFFNEMAERHDVQHILRIARELVHKVQTLIENK; encoded by the exons GTTCCATTGAGGCTTGCCTGGGACACAAGCTGAAGCGCAGGGCTGCAGGCTTCCTCCGCAGTGATAAGATTGCGGCCCTCTTCACCAAGATTGGCAAGGTGAACGCCACGGCAGGAGAGGTGTGCCGCAAAGTCCAGGAGCAGTTACAGCAGCAGGCTGAGATCACCAG GAGGACTCAGAGCACAGGAGCAGAGCCCCTCCGTCGGCAGGGATCCTCTGCAGGTCGAGGGCCACAGCCACTTTCCGCCCAGGCCATCAAGCACATCTGGGTCCGCACAGCCCTTTTTGAGAAGGTCCTGGACAAAATTGTGCAGTATATTGTGGACAACTCAAG CAAGTATTATGAGAGGGAAGCCCTGATGCATGACTCAGTGTTCGGCCCAATCCTAGCTGCACTGCTGG TCGGGCCCTGTGCTCTAGAGTACACCAAGTTGAAGACGTCTGACCACTTCTGGACAGACCCCTCGGCCAACGAGCTGGTTCAGAGGCACCGTATTCATGGAGCTCACCGTGGCCAGGAGGCTTCTCCCAGTCGGAGGCCTGCTCTGGGG ATCCGGAAGAGGCAGTCCAGTGGAAGCATGTCTGAGGATAAGTTTGCTGCTTCGGCGAGGGAATACGTGGAGTCTCTTCATCAGAACTCGCGTGTCCATCTGCTTTACGGAAAGAACAATGTGCTTGTACAACCG aaGAAGGACATGGAGGTGTTGAGGGGCTACCTGTCCCTGCATCAGACAGCTGAGAACCTCACACTGAAATGGACACCCAACCAGCTGATCAACGGCACCCTGGGGGACTGTGACCTGGAGAAAAG TATTTATTGGGACTACGCGTTGACTGTGCCTTTAAGACAGATCGTCTGCATCCACTGTCACCAGCGGC CGGACTGTGGTGGTACTCTAGTGTTGGTGAGTCAGGATGGCATCCAACGGCCGCCCCTGCACTTCCCTCCAGGGGGCCACCTGCTGGCCTTCTTGTCCTGTTTGGAGACAGGGCTGTTGCCCCGGGGGCAACTGGAGCCCCCACTCTGGTCCCAGAAAGGCAAG ggtaAAGTCTTCCCTAAGCTGAGGAAGAGGAACAGCACAGCCCGCTTGGTGGATCAGGATGGTGAAGGGGAGGAGCCTGTTGCTGCAGACTACGTTTTCCGCATTGTTTACCCAGGGCACCGCCACGACTCCA TTACTATAAACTACCACCACACTACGGGCAGTCGTGCGCCCTCTCTGGACGAcgatgaggaggaggaagataGACTTCACGCAATGATCTCAATGATCTGCTCACGGAACCTCACAGACCCTAATGTCATGAAAG ACCACGGGGACATGATGGAGATGCAGGCTTTCGGAGGCAGTCCGTCGTCATGGCAGCAGGCCGAGTGCACCAGTCACGTGTCCTCGTGCCTCTCCTGCTCCACTGGGGGCAGCAACAACGCCTCTGTGGAGCTTCCTCCAGGCTGCACCTGCATGCACGACCG AATTCCCCTGAAAATGCTGTGCCATAATATGAAGAGGCAGATAGTCTCCAGAGCCTTCTATGGGT GGCTGGCTTACTGTCGGCATCTGTCCACCGTGAGAACACATCTGTCAGCGCTGGTCAACCACAACATCGTCCCGCCAGACAAACCGTGCGAAGCCTCTGGAGGACTCAGCAAAGACGTCTGGAGCAAGTACCAAAAAGACTGCAag AACTATAAGGAGCTGGAGCTGCTGCGACTGGTTTATTATGGCGGGGTGGAGCATGAAATCAGGAAGGAGGTGTGGCCCTTTTTACTGGGTCATTATAAGTTCGGCATGGGCAAAAAAGACATGGAACAG ATTGACGAGAAGATCGCAGCCCGATACAAACAAGTGATGCGGGAATGGAAGGCCTGCGAGGTCATCGTTAAACAGCGGGAGAAGGAGATGCAATCAGCTATTTTCGCCAAGCTGTCATCGGGGAGCAGCATCGACAGTCACGTGATGAGGCTCATCCACCGAGACTCCACCCTCAGCAATGAG GTGTTCATGTCAGTGGATGAGCCTGATGGGGCAGGACAAGACATCCCCCACGGCAGAGATAATAACCCTACTATAAGCACAGTGGTCAATCCAGCAGCTCTGGCCCCAGACGATCGACCTCTTGTTGAGTTTGACTCTCCAGACTCGGGCCTCCCCTCCTCCAGGAATTACTCTGTAGCTTCGGGACACTCTCAGATCCTGTCCAGTATTGAAGATGGGCAGAGCATGGAGGAGGAGCCAGATGATGTGACACCCAGGGGAGAGCAGAGCGGGCGGGAATCGCTGAGCGAGGACAGGCTGTGCAGTCAGCTAGACCAGCTGGTGACCGACAGCCAGGGCATTACGCCGTCCTTCTCCTCATACAcg ATCGAGCtgctggatacagtggctctaaACTTGCACAGAATAGACAAAGATGTTGCACGCTGCGACCGCAACTACTACTACTTCACCACCTGCAACCTGGAGAAACTGCGTAACATCATGTGCAG TTATGTGTGGGAGCACCTAGAAGTGGGATATGTGCAGGGAATGTGTGACCTTCTAGCCCCTCTGATGGTCATCTTGGATGATG agtgCCTCGCCTACAGCTGTTTCACCCAGTTAATGAGAAGGATGAGTCAGAACTTCCCCAATGGAGGAGCCATGGACACTCACTTTGCCAATATGAGGTCCTTGATACAG ATCCTTGACTCAGAGCTGTTTGAGCTGATGCACCAGAACGGAGATTACACACACTTCTACTTCTGCTACCGCTGGTTCCTGCTGGACTTCAAGAGAG aGCTGCTCTATGAAGACGTGTTTGCAGTTTGGGAAGTGATCTGGGTGGCGCCCCATATCTCCTCCCAGCACTTTGTGCTCTTCATTGCGCTGGCTCTGGTGGAGGTGTACCGGGAAATCATTCGTGACAATAACATGGACTTTACGGACATCATCAAGTTTTTCAACG aAATGGCTGAGCGCCATGATGTCCAGCACATCCTGAGGATAGCACGTGAACTGGTGCACAAGGTGCAGACGCTCATAGAGAACAAGTGA
- the sgsm2 gene encoding small G protein signaling modulator 2 isoform X2 has translation MGSSADEEFKEKLLWNVKREVKQIMEEAVTKKFVHEDSSHVIALCSSIEACLGHKLKRRAAGFLRSDKIAALFTKIGKVNATAGEVCRKVQEQLQQQAEITRRTQSTGAEPLRRQGSSAGRGPQPLSAQAIKHIWVRTALFEKVLDKIVQYIVDNSSKYYEREALMHDSVFGPILAALLVGPCALEYTKLKTSDHFWTDPSANELVQRHRIHGAHRGQEASPSRRPALGIRKRQSSGSMSEDKFAASAREYVESLHQNSRVHLLYGKNNVLVQPKKDMEVLRGYLSLHQTAENLTLKWTPNQLINGTLGDCDLEKSIYWDYALTVPLRQIVCIHCHQRPDCGGTLVLVSQDGIQRPPLHFPPGGHLLAFLSCLETGLLPRGQLEPPLWSQKGKGKVFPKLRKRNSTARLVDQDGEGEEPVAADYVFRIVYPGHRHDSNHGDMMEMQAFGGSPSSWQQAECTSHVSSCLSCSTGGSNNASVELPPGCTCMHDRIPLKMLCHNMKRQIVSRAFYGWLAYCRHLSTVRTHLSALVNHNIVPPDKPCEASGGLSKDVWSKYQKDCKNYKELELLRLVYYGGVEHEIRKEVWPFLLGHYKFGMGKKDMEQIDEKIAARYKQVMREWKACEVIVKQREKEMQSAIFAKLSSGSSIDSHVMRLIHRDSTLSNEVFMSVDEPDGAGQDIPHGRDNNPTISTVVNPAALAPDDRPLVEFDSPDSGLPSSRNYSVASGHSQILSSIEDGQSMEEEPDDVTPRGEQSGRESLSEDRLCSQLDQLVTDSQGITPSFSSYTIELLDTVALNLHRIDKDVARCDRNYYYFTTCNLEKLRNIMCSYVWEHLEVGYVQGMCDLLAPLMVILDDECLAYSCFTQLMRRMSQNFPNGGAMDTHFANMRSLIQILDSELFELMHQNGDYTHFYFCYRWFLLDFKRELLYEDVFAVWEVIWVAPHISSQHFVLFIALALVEVYREIIRDNNMDFTDIIKFFNEMAERHDVQHILRIARELVHKVQTLIENK, from the exons GTTCCATTGAGGCTTGCCTGGGACACAAGCTGAAGCGCAGGGCTGCAGGCTTCCTCCGCAGTGATAAGATTGCGGCCCTCTTCACCAAGATTGGCAAGGTGAACGCCACGGCAGGAGAGGTGTGCCGCAAAGTCCAGGAGCAGTTACAGCAGCAGGCTGAGATCACCAG GAGGACTCAGAGCACAGGAGCAGAGCCCCTCCGTCGGCAGGGATCCTCTGCAGGTCGAGGGCCACAGCCACTTTCCGCCCAGGCCATCAAGCACATCTGGGTCCGCACAGCCCTTTTTGAGAAGGTCCTGGACAAAATTGTGCAGTATATTGTGGACAACTCAAG CAAGTATTATGAGAGGGAAGCCCTGATGCATGACTCAGTGTTCGGCCCAATCCTAGCTGCACTGCTGG TCGGGCCCTGTGCTCTAGAGTACACCAAGTTGAAGACGTCTGACCACTTCTGGACAGACCCCTCGGCCAACGAGCTGGTTCAGAGGCACCGTATTCATGGAGCTCACCGTGGCCAGGAGGCTTCTCCCAGTCGGAGGCCTGCTCTGGGG ATCCGGAAGAGGCAGTCCAGTGGAAGCATGTCTGAGGATAAGTTTGCTGCTTCGGCGAGGGAATACGTGGAGTCTCTTCATCAGAACTCGCGTGTCCATCTGCTTTACGGAAAGAACAATGTGCTTGTACAACCG aaGAAGGACATGGAGGTGTTGAGGGGCTACCTGTCCCTGCATCAGACAGCTGAGAACCTCACACTGAAATGGACACCCAACCAGCTGATCAACGGCACCCTGGGGGACTGTGACCTGGAGAAAAG TATTTATTGGGACTACGCGTTGACTGTGCCTTTAAGACAGATCGTCTGCATCCACTGTCACCAGCGGC CGGACTGTGGTGGTACTCTAGTGTTGGTGAGTCAGGATGGCATCCAACGGCCGCCCCTGCACTTCCCTCCAGGGGGCCACCTGCTGGCCTTCTTGTCCTGTTTGGAGACAGGGCTGTTGCCCCGGGGGCAACTGGAGCCCCCACTCTGGTCCCAGAAAGGCAAG ggtaAAGTCTTCCCTAAGCTGAGGAAGAGGAACAGCACAGCCCGCTTGGTGGATCAGGATGGTGAAGGGGAGGAGCCTGTTGCTGCAGACTACGTTTTCCGCATTGTTTACCCAGGGCACCGCCACGACTCCA ACCACGGGGACATGATGGAGATGCAGGCTTTCGGAGGCAGTCCGTCGTCATGGCAGCAGGCCGAGTGCACCAGTCACGTGTCCTCGTGCCTCTCCTGCTCCACTGGGGGCAGCAACAACGCCTCTGTGGAGCTTCCTCCAGGCTGCACCTGCATGCACGACCG AATTCCCCTGAAAATGCTGTGCCATAATATGAAGAGGCAGATAGTCTCCAGAGCCTTCTATGGGT GGCTGGCTTACTGTCGGCATCTGTCCACCGTGAGAACACATCTGTCAGCGCTGGTCAACCACAACATCGTCCCGCCAGACAAACCGTGCGAAGCCTCTGGAGGACTCAGCAAAGACGTCTGGAGCAAGTACCAAAAAGACTGCAag AACTATAAGGAGCTGGAGCTGCTGCGACTGGTTTATTATGGCGGGGTGGAGCATGAAATCAGGAAGGAGGTGTGGCCCTTTTTACTGGGTCATTATAAGTTCGGCATGGGCAAAAAAGACATGGAACAG ATTGACGAGAAGATCGCAGCCCGATACAAACAAGTGATGCGGGAATGGAAGGCCTGCGAGGTCATCGTTAAACAGCGGGAGAAGGAGATGCAATCAGCTATTTTCGCCAAGCTGTCATCGGGGAGCAGCATCGACAGTCACGTGATGAGGCTCATCCACCGAGACTCCACCCTCAGCAATGAG GTGTTCATGTCAGTGGATGAGCCTGATGGGGCAGGACAAGACATCCCCCACGGCAGAGATAATAACCCTACTATAAGCACAGTGGTCAATCCAGCAGCTCTGGCCCCAGACGATCGACCTCTTGTTGAGTTTGACTCTCCAGACTCGGGCCTCCCCTCCTCCAGGAATTACTCTGTAGCTTCGGGACACTCTCAGATCCTGTCCAGTATTGAAGATGGGCAGAGCATGGAGGAGGAGCCAGATGATGTGACACCCAGGGGAGAGCAGAGCGGGCGGGAATCGCTGAGCGAGGACAGGCTGTGCAGTCAGCTAGACCAGCTGGTGACCGACAGCCAGGGCATTACGCCGTCCTTCTCCTCATACAcg ATCGAGCtgctggatacagtggctctaaACTTGCACAGAATAGACAAAGATGTTGCACGCTGCGACCGCAACTACTACTACTTCACCACCTGCAACCTGGAGAAACTGCGTAACATCATGTGCAG TTATGTGTGGGAGCACCTAGAAGTGGGATATGTGCAGGGAATGTGTGACCTTCTAGCCCCTCTGATGGTCATCTTGGATGATG agtgCCTCGCCTACAGCTGTTTCACCCAGTTAATGAGAAGGATGAGTCAGAACTTCCCCAATGGAGGAGCCATGGACACTCACTTTGCCAATATGAGGTCCTTGATACAG ATCCTTGACTCAGAGCTGTTTGAGCTGATGCACCAGAACGGAGATTACACACACTTCTACTTCTGCTACCGCTGGTTCCTGCTGGACTTCAAGAGAG aGCTGCTCTATGAAGACGTGTTTGCAGTTTGGGAAGTGATCTGGGTGGCGCCCCATATCTCCTCCCAGCACTTTGTGCTCTTCATTGCGCTGGCTCTGGTGGAGGTGTACCGGGAAATCATTCGTGACAATAACATGGACTTTACGGACATCATCAAGTTTTTCAACG aAATGGCTGAGCGCCATGATGTCCAGCACATCCTGAGGATAGCACGTGAACTGGTGCACAAGGTGCAGACGCTCATAGAGAACAAGTGA